The Aurantiacibacter gangjinensis genome includes a region encoding these proteins:
- the recO gene encoding DNA repair protein RecO — protein sequence MHARAPAILVAARHHGETAVVARFLTGEFGLVAGYVAGGRGRQLRPVVIPGNLVDLQLSARSESQLPFAKIELTESRGPWLAEPLPAAAIGWITALTASALPERQPYPTLFEALQGALSAICHAPSARGWASALVGYEVLLLRELGYGGADARPEGDMAQVLAAMDRLGPAIDHYLLADRRADVMAARARLRQLLGRIS from the coding sequence ATGCATGCCCGCGCTCCTGCCATCCTCGTTGCCGCGCGCCATCATGGCGAGACGGCGGTGGTCGCACGTTTCCTGACCGGCGAGTTCGGCTTGGTCGCGGGCTATGTTGCGGGCGGGCGAGGGCGACAGCTGCGGCCCGTCGTTATTCCCGGCAATCTGGTGGACCTGCAACTTTCCGCCCGATCCGAAAGCCAGTTGCCTTTCGCCAAGATCGAACTGACCGAAAGCCGCGGACCGTGGCTGGCGGAACCTCTGCCCGCTGCCGCCATCGGCTGGATCACCGCGCTCACCGCCAGCGCCTTGCCGGAACGCCAGCCCTATCCGACCCTGTTCGAGGCTCTGCAAGGCGCGCTATCCGCAATTTGCCACGCACCCTCTGCGCGGGGCTGGGCGAGCGCGCTGGTCGGCTATGAAGTCTTGCTGCTGAGAGAGCTGGGCTATGGCGGCGCCGACGCGCGGCCCGAGGGGGACATGGCGCAAGTGCTCGCCGCGATGGACAGGCTCGGCCCCGCCATCGACCACTACCTGCTTGCCGACCGCCGCGCAGACGTTATGGCGGCGAGGGCGAGGCTCAGGCAGTTGCTCGGGCGCATTTCCTAG
- the leuB gene encoding 3-isopropylmalate dehydrogenase, whose product MKIALLAGDGIGPEIMAQARRVLDALDLPDMVVTEGDVGGIAYKRHGHPLPPETLAMAREADAVLFGAVGDPDCDGLERHLRPEQAILGLRSELGLFANLRPATTFAGLEGMSALRPEIARAIDVLIVRELNGDVYFGEKGMRATDDGRREGYDIMSYAEDEVRRIAHVAFRAAQGRKGRLTSVDKANVLETSQLWRDVMVETAADYPDVELTHMYVDNAAMQLVKNPGQFDVIVTGNLFGDILSDQASMCVGSIGLLASAALGERQTDFGTFGMYEPIHGSAPDIAGQGRANPMAMILSLAMLLRHSLGREEAAERVEAAVATALEDGVLGHDLGGSAGTEAIGDAVLAAL is encoded by the coding sequence ATGAAAATCGCTCTTCTGGCCGGTGACGGGATCGGCCCCGAAATCATGGCGCAGGCGCGCCGGGTGCTGGATGCGCTCGACCTGCCGGACATGGTCGTTACCGAAGGCGATGTCGGCGGCATCGCCTATAAACGCCACGGCCATCCTCTGCCGCCCGAAACGTTGGCCATGGCGCGCGAGGCCGATGCGGTGCTGTTCGGCGCGGTGGGCGATCCCGATTGCGACGGACTGGAACGGCACTTGCGGCCCGAACAGGCAATCCTCGGCCTTCGCAGCGAGCTGGGCCTGTTCGCCAATCTACGCCCTGCGACCACCTTTGCCGGACTGGAAGGCATGTCCGCGCTTCGCCCCGAAATTGCCCGCGCCATCGACGTGCTCATTGTGCGTGAGCTGAATGGCGACGTGTATTTCGGCGAAAAGGGCATGCGCGCCACCGACGATGGTCGGCGCGAAGGCTATGACATCATGTCCTATGCCGAGGACGAGGTGCGCCGCATCGCCCATGTCGCCTTCCGCGCCGCGCAGGGCCGCAAGGGCCGCCTCACCAGCGTGGACAAGGCCAATGTGCTGGAAACGAGCCAGCTCTGGCGCGATGTGATGGTGGAGACGGCAGCGGACTATCCCGATGTCGAGCTCACCCACATGTATGTTGATAATGCCGCCATGCAGCTGGTGAAGAACCCCGGGCAGTTCGATGTGATCGTGACCGGCAATCTTTTCGGCGATATCCTTTCCGACCAGGCGAGCATGTGCGTCGGGTCCATCGGCCTGCTGGCCAGCGCCGCGCTGGGCGAACGGCAGACCGATTTCGGGACCTTCGGCATGTACGAGCCGATCCATGGCAGCGCGCCCGATATTGCCGGGCAGGGCAGGGCCAACCCCATGGCTATGATCCTCAGCCTCGCCATGCTGCTACGCCACTCGCTGGGGCGCGAAGAAGCGGCGGAGCGGGTGGAGGCTGCCGTCGCGACGGCACTGGAAGACGGTGTGCTGGGGCACGACCTTGGCGGCAGTGCTGGCACCGAGGCAATTGGAGATGCGGTGCTGGCTGCCCTGTGA
- a CDS encoding glycosyltransferase: MDMVTGQLQQQINGAAALAKAAASRPLELAVVLPTLNERGNIAPMVERLEKALGPSGWEAVFVDDNSHDGTAEEARRIGQTDPRIRVIQRIGRRGLASAAIEGMCATAAPFVAVMDADHQHDPALLNDMLAAVKSGEYDLAYASRFAEGGNADGLSSKGREQGSRLANALARKLTGTELTDAMSGFFLLRTEQLRKQADGLSGIGFKIMLDILATARPQLKVKEFPLKFAERLSGESKLDHGVALDFVAGLAERYFGRWIPTRFVLFGFVGGLGVFVHMAVLAAIYWPDSIGFGWAQAIATVVAMSFNFWLNNLLTYRDQKLKGPDSMFWGWLKFCGACSIGAFANVAVATVLESEGLAWWAAALIGVAIASVWNYALSSKFVWGRFR, from the coding sequence ATGGACATGGTGACGGGTCAATTGCAGCAGCAGATCAATGGCGCGGCAGCGCTGGCCAAGGCGGCGGCTTCGCGCCCGCTGGAACTGGCCGTGGTGCTGCCCACACTGAACGAGCGCGGCAATATCGCGCCGATGGTAGAGCGGCTGGAAAAGGCGCTCGGCCCGTCGGGCTGGGAAGCGGTCTTCGTCGACGACAATTCGCATGACGGCACCGCCGAGGAAGCGCGCCGCATCGGGCAGACCGATCCGCGCATCCGCGTGATCCAGCGCATCGGGCGTCGCGGCCTTGCCAGCGCCGCCATCGAAGGCATGTGCGCTACCGCAGCGCCCTTCGTCGCCGTGATGGATGCGGACCACCAGCACGATCCGGCGCTGCTCAACGACATGCTGGCCGCGGTGAAATCGGGCGAATACGATCTCGCCTATGCCAGCCGCTTTGCCGAGGGCGGCAATGCCGATGGCCTTTCCAGCAAGGGCCGCGAGCAGGGCAGCCGCCTTGCCAATGCGCTGGCCCGCAAGCTGACCGGCACCGAGCTGACCGACGCGATGAGCGGCTTTTTCCTGCTGCGCACCGAACAGCTCCGCAAGCAGGCGGATGGCCTTTCAGGCATCGGTTTCAAGATCATGCTGGACATTCTCGCCACCGCGCGGCCCCAACTCAAAGTGAAGGAATTCCCCTTGAAATTCGCCGAGCGCCTGTCGGGCGAAAGCAAGCTGGATCACGGCGTCGCGCTGGATTTCGTGGCAGGGCTGGCAGAACGCTATTTCGGGCGCTGGATCCCCACGCGCTTCGTACTCTTCGGCTTTGTCGGTGGGCTGGGCGTGTTCGTGCACATGGCGGTGCTGGCCGCGATCTACTGGCCCGACAGCATCGGTTTCGGCTGGGCGCAGGCCATCGCAACCGTCGTGGCGATGAGCTTCAATTTCTGGCTCAACAACCTGCTCACCTACCGTGACCAGAAGCTGAAGGGGCCTGACAGCATGTTCTGGGGCTGGCTGAAATTCTGCGGTGCGTGCTCCATCGGCGCTTTCGCCAATGTCGCCGTCGCCACCGTGCTGGAAAGCGAAGGCCTCGCCTGGTGGGCCGCCGCGCTGATCGGCGTCGCCATTGCGTCTGTTTGGAATTACGCGCTTTCGAGCAAATTCGTATGGGGCCGCTTCCGGTAA
- a CDS encoding coniferyl aldehyde dehydrogenase, translated as MNAHSNDMTTSAMPDLDSLLAAQKAAFAADRMPSREVRLDRLDRLQNLLLDNRQALADAISADFCGRSPVETDLAEIIPLLEGIKYYRKRLKKLMKPEKRHASLTVMPARAEVRYQPKGVVGIVVPWNFPVFLALSPLIGVLAAGNRAMLKMSEFTPRTGELLGGLLAEKFSDDEVVLVNGDVEVATAFTKLPFDHLVFTGSTAVGRKVMAAAAENLVPVTLELGGKSPAIIHPDFPMEEAAKRIAFGKVINAGQICIAPDYILCPRSQVDAFADAFANEVRENYPTYRDNPDYTAIITEAQRDRLTDWLADAEAKGARLMRVNPADEDLSGTRKLPVTIALDVSDDMTIMQDEIFGPILPIVPYDTLDEALAYVNERERPLALYYFDWDKSRADRVLARTHSGGACINDTLSHVTCDDLPFGGIGPSGIGHYHGEEGYRTFSHAKAVVRKGRIHATSLISPPWDGGMVKRLLSFQFKRFKRR; from the coding sequence ATGAATGCCCATTCCAACGATATGACCACGTCTGCCATGCCGGACCTCGACAGCCTGCTGGCTGCACAAAAGGCGGCTTTCGCTGCAGACCGCATGCCATCGCGCGAGGTGCGGCTGGACCGGCTCGACCGGTTGCAAAACCTGCTTCTCGACAATCGGCAGGCTTTGGCCGACGCGATCAGCGCGGATTTCTGCGGACGCTCCCCGGTCGAGACCGATCTGGCGGAGATCATTCCGCTGCTCGAAGGCATCAAATATTACCGCAAGCGGCTGAAAAAGCTGATGAAGCCGGAGAAGCGCCACGCTTCGCTCACGGTCATGCCCGCGCGCGCCGAGGTGCGCTACCAGCCCAAGGGCGTGGTCGGCATCGTCGTTCCGTGGAACTTCCCGGTCTTCCTCGCGCTCTCGCCCCTTATCGGTGTGCTGGCCGCGGGCAATCGCGCCATGCTGAAAATGTCGGAATTCACGCCGCGCACCGGAGAATTGCTGGGCGGGTTGCTGGCTGAAAAGTTCTCTGACGACGAGGTGGTGCTGGTAAACGGCGATGTGGAGGTCGCCACGGCGTTCACGAAGCTGCCGTTCGACCACCTCGTCTTCACCGGCTCCACCGCGGTGGGGCGCAAGGTTATGGCGGCGGCGGCGGAAAACCTTGTGCCCGTCACGCTGGAACTTGGCGGCAAGTCGCCTGCGATCATCCACCCGGATTTCCCGATGGAAGAGGCGGCGAAGCGCATCGCATTCGGCAAGGTCATCAATGCCGGGCAGATCTGCATCGCGCCCGATTACATCCTGTGTCCACGCAGCCAGGTGGATGCCTTCGCTGATGCTTTCGCAAACGAGGTGCGCGAGAACTATCCGACCTATCGCGACAATCCCGATTACACCGCCATCATCACCGAGGCGCAGCGAGACCGGCTGACCGATTGGCTGGCCGATGCCGAAGCCAAGGGCGCGCGGCTCATGCGCGTCAACCCGGCGGATGAAGACCTGAGCGGCACGCGCAAGCTGCCCGTCACCATCGCGCTGGACGTGTCGGACGACATGACGATCATGCAGGACGAGATTTTCGGCCCCATCCTGCCCATCGTGCCCTACGACACGCTGGATGAGGCGCTGGCCTATGTGAACGAGCGCGAACGCCCGCTGGCGCTGTATTACTTCGACTGGGACAAATCCCGCGCCGACCGCGTGCTGGCGCGCACCCATTCGGGCGGGGCGTGCATCAACGATACGCTCAGCCACGTGACCTGCGACGATTTGCCTTTCGGCGGTATCGGCCCGTCGGGCATCGGCCATTATCACGGCGAAGAGGGCTATCGCACTTTCAGCCATGCCAAGGCGGTAGTGCGAAAAGGGCGCATCCACGCGACCTCGCTGATCAGTCCGCCATGGGATGGCGGCATGGTGAAGCGGCTGCTCTCCTTCCAGTTCAAGCGTTTCAAGCGCCGCTAA
- a CDS encoding glycosyltransferase family 39 protein — protein sequence MSAAPDHPRDPIVWTFAIALGFLALCLVRLTVPSQPFFDEIHYLPAARAVLELDVAVNVEHPPFGKQLIALGIAWFGDGPLGWRIMSALFGTLALFASMRAMWFTSLSQAGARAISLLTGLFVATNYLLFIHARIAMLDVFMVAFTMLALWMCAAAIRQNEQARWRLAIAGIALGLAMASKWNAIPLAMLPGLTFLAARLYAGRRRPVRSVRGWPVGGMSLWEAAIWLGVVPLAVYALTYWPFLYWDVASGQPTGLIDLHRQMLGLQTQVPVAHPYQSNWWDWLINRRAIWYLYEQADGAQRGVMLIGNPVTMWFGLIAMGWCAWMGWKERRRDCIALCVLFLASIGLWVVAPKAVQFYFHYFLAAMFISAALALAVDWLWQRGERFMPWALSLGALGFFIYWFPILTAAPLDGEQDFLRWAWTEGWR from the coding sequence ATGAGCGCCGCGCCCGACCATCCCCGCGATCCGATTGTGTGGACCTTCGCGATAGCGCTGGGCTTTCTTGCGCTGTGCCTCGTCCGGCTCACCGTGCCAAGCCAGCCTTTCTTCGACGAGATCCATTACCTGCCCGCCGCCCGCGCCGTGCTGGAACTGGATGTAGCGGTCAATGTGGAGCACCCGCCCTTTGGCAAGCAGCTGATCGCGCTGGGCATTGCGTGGTTCGGTGACGGGCCGCTGGGCTGGCGCATCATGTCGGCGCTGTTCGGCACGCTGGCGCTATTCGCCTCCATGCGCGCCATGTGGTTCACCAGTCTGAGCCAAGCCGGAGCGCGCGCCATCAGCCTGCTTACCGGCCTCTTCGTGGCGACGAACTACCTGCTCTTCATCCATGCCCGCATCGCCATGCTGGATGTGTTCATGGTCGCTTTCACCATGCTGGCGCTCTGGATGTGCGCCGCCGCCATCCGGCAGAACGAGCAGGCGCGCTGGCGGCTGGCAATTGCCGGGATTGCGCTGGGCCTGGCCATGGCGAGCAAGTGGAACGCGATCCCGCTTGCCATGCTGCCCGGCCTCACATTCCTTGCTGCGCGACTATACGCAGGCCGCCGTCGTCCGGTGCGCAGCGTGCGCGGCTGGCCGGTGGGCGGCATGAGCCTGTGGGAAGCAGCGATCTGGCTCGGTGTGGTGCCGCTAGCGGTCTATGCCCTCACCTATTGGCCGTTCCTCTATTGGGATGTTGCATCGGGCCAGCCGACGGGCCTGATCGACCTGCACCGGCAGATGCTCGGCCTTCAGACGCAGGTGCCGGTTGCGCACCCCTATCAGAGCAATTGGTGGGACTGGCTGATCAATCGCCGCGCGATCTGGTATCTTTACGAGCAGGCCGACGGGGCGCAGCGCGGCGTGATGCTGATAGGCAATCCGGTGACCATGTGGTTCGGCCTCATCGCCATGGGTTGGTGCGCGTGGATGGGCTGGAAAGAGCGCCGCCGCGACTGCATTGCGCTGTGCGTATTGTTCCTCGCCAGCATCGGCCTGTGGGTCGTCGCGCCCAAGGCGGTGCAGTTCTACTTCCATTATTTCCTCGCGGCGATGTTCATCAGCGCGGCACTGGCGCTGGCGGTGGATTGGCTGTGGCAGCGGGGCGAGCGCTTCATGCCGTGGGCGCTGAGCCTCGGCGCGCTGGGCTTTTTCATTTACTGGTTTCCGATCCTCACCGCCGCTCCGCTGGATGGCGAGCAGGATTTCCTGCGCTGGGCGTGGACAGAAGGCTGGCGGTAG